The Panicum virgatum strain AP13 chromosome 5K, P.virgatum_v5, whole genome shotgun sequence genome has a window encoding:
- the LOC120708864 gene encoding uncharacterized protein LOC120708864 has protein sequence MAATSAAKSLLLCLAAVAFLHHLQFQSPAVAATSLGKNGSRAGGGHGRTLSLTLYQQETINKTGYIVVDGVAGAGVSETTTPFGTIYVFRDDLTVRADRASPVAGVAEGSSITTTLDGLQSLSLGKITVDHAGHRGSVSVLGGTYNTKPSDYPVVGGTGDFAYALGYVRSTPVDLRGRTVTYKTELHLYWPPYAHYAPVPHKPV, from the coding sequence ATGGCGGCCACGAGTGCTGCCAAGAGCCTGCTGCTCTGCTTGGCAGCAGTCGCCTTTCTTCACCACCTCCAGTTTCAGTCCCCGGCTGTAGCCGCAACATCGCTCGGCAAAAACGGgagcagggccggcggcggccacgggagGACCCTCAGCCTCACGCTGTACCAGCAGGAGACCATCAACAAGACCGGGTACATCGTCGTCGACGGCGTGGCCGGCGCGGGCGTCAGCGAGACCACCACGCCGTTCGGCACCATCTACGTCTTCCGCGACGACCTCACGGTGCGCGCCGACCGGGCCTCCCCGGTGGCCGGCGTCGCGGAGGGGAGCTCCATCACCACCACCCTCGACGGGCTGCAGAGCCTGTCGCTGGGCAAGATCACCGTCGACCACGCCGGCCACCGGGGCTCCGTGTCCGTCCTCGGGGGCACCTACAACACCAAGCCGTCCGACTACCCCGTGGTGGGCGGCACCGGCGACTTCGCCTACGCGCTGGGCTACGTCCGGTCGACGCCGGTGGACCTGCGGGGACGAACGGTGACGTACAAGACGGAGCTTCACTTGTACTGGCCGCCGTACGCCCACTACGCTCCTGTTCCACACAAGCCCGTGTAG
- the LOC120708863 gene encoding uncharacterized protein LOC120708863, whose product MKISKGRTKMRNKQRKSFALGFDAGRGYSLSCIVWSLVGFGLVVCFLSFKHQADSGQAHIYLSHLPTTRELEDIEEDHFRVPPPHKVNPRAVKRRGPRKQRKVIDDYLEESSAVHALFFPDQRTAVDPTKGGNDTMYFHPGRVWLDTNGNAIQAHGGGIMYDDKTAKFYWYGENKDGPTYQAHPKGTQRVNIIGVSCYSSKDLWSWTHEGIVLHGEPTNVTHDLHKSKVLERPKVIYNDHTGKYVMLMHIDDANYTKASVGVAVSNSPTGPFTYLYSFRPHGFESRDMTVFKDDDGAAYLFYSSRDNTELHISPLTKDYLHITASMKRILIRRHREAPAVFKHQGTYYMITSGCSGWAPNRALAHAADSIMGPWETLGNPCVGGNRFYRLTTFLSQSTFVLPLPGLPGTFIFMADRWSPSNLRDSRYVWLPLFIGGLADEPLDYSFGFPLWSRVSIYWHKKWRLPEAWRVGYTSLLQ is encoded by the exons ATGAAGATTAGTAAGGGGAGAACAAAGATGAGGAACAAACAGAGAAAATCATTTGCCCTCGGTTTTGATGCAGGACGTGGATATTCTTTATCTTGTATTGTATGGAGCTTGGTGGGTTTTGGACTCGTTGTCTGCTTCCTTTCCTTTAAACATCAAGCAGACAGTGGGCAGGCCCATATTTATTTGAGCCATCTACCTACAACCAGAGAATTAGAGGACATTGAGGAGGATCATTTCCGCGTGCCACCTCCTCACAAGGTAAATCCTCGTGCAGTGAAAAGGCGGGGGCCTCGTAAGCAACGAAAGGTTATAGATGATTATCTGGAGGAGTCTTCAGCAGTACATGCATTGTTCTTCCCTGATCAAAGAACTGCTGTGGACCCAACAAAAGGGGGAAATGATACCATGTACTTTCATCCCGGTAGAGTGTGGCTAGACACCAATGGAAATGCCATTCAAGCCCATGGTGGTGGGATTATGTATGATGACAAGACTGCCAAATTCTATTGGTATGGAGAAAACAAAGATGGACCAACATACCAAGCTCATCCCAAAGGGACACAGCGG GTCAACATCATTGGAGTAAGCTGCTACTCATCTAAGGACCTGTGGTCATGGACTCATGAAGGAATCGTGCTTCATGGAGAGCCTACTAATGTCACCCACGACCTTCATAAATCGAAGGTGCTTGAGAGACCTAAGGTGATATATAATGATCACACAGGGAAATATGTCATGTTGATGCACATAGATGATGCCAACTACACCAAAGCTTCTGTTGGTGTGGCTGTCAGCAACTCTCCAACTGGACCTTTTACTTACCTTTACAGTTTTCGCCCGCATGGTTTTGAGAGTAGAGACATGACAGTCTTCAAAGATGATGATGGAGCTGCTTACCTCTTCTACTCTTCTCGTGACAATACTGAGCTCCACATTAGTCCATTGACGAAGGACTATCTTCACATCACAGCATCAATGAAGAGAATACTAATAAGGCGACATCGGGAAGCTCCAGCTGTTTTCAAGCACCAAGGAACCTACTACATGATCACCTCTGGTTGCTCAGGCTGGGCTCCCAACAGGGCACTGGCACATGCTGCAGACTCGATCATGGGCCCGTGGGAGACACTGGGAAACCCTTGTGTTGGAGGCAACAGGTTCTACCGGCTGACAACATTCTTATCTCAAAGCACATTTGTGCTTCCCCTCCCTGGTTTGCCTGGTACATTTATCTTCATGGCGGATAGATGGAGTCCATCAAACTTGAGAGACTCCCGTTATGTTTGGCTTCCTCTGTTCATTGGAGGGCTGGCAGATGAACCTTTAGACTACAGTTTTGGTTTCCCTTTGTGGTCAAGGGTGTCAATTTATTGGCATAAGAAATGGCGCCTCCCAGAGGCTTGGAGGGTGGGGTATACCTCGCTGCTGCAGTGA
- the LOC120708862 gene encoding ribosomal lysine N-methyltransferase 3-like, producing MDGAAAARRLRAFKRWMRARGVVCSDVLRLDATDPLGVHVRAAAPLREGDLVATIPRGACLTPRTTGAAGAIEAAELGGCLALAVAIMYERARGADSPWDAYLQLLPDRESVPLVWPADEAERLLAGTELDKIVKQDREFLCEDWKECIEPLISSGELNVRPDDFSVDKYFSAKTLVSSRSFQIDSYHGFGMVPLADLFNHKTDGEHVHFTSASDDSDSDSEDHDEQSDASADDQSTIENPTSSPSGSRVGDEDLEMIVVRDADEGEEVYNTYGTMGNAALLHRYGFTELDNQYDIVNIDLAMVTKWCTSIFSGRHVRARVSLWRNLGYSGCTSQDAEYFEISYDGEPQLELLILLYIITLKPDVYDKLISAAHDLVGDEEHDTIRNVAKFVKVTNSNQCSELNGLEELPDVKRLLHSESICSALISLADMRETLYGSNTLKDDEEKLRACCIVRERKLYHSLVLRVSERRILYRLRKYASSRSKTKKRKHP from the exons atggacggTGCCGCCGCAGCACG CCGCCTCCGCGCCTTCAAGCGGTGgatgcgcgcgcgcggcgtcgtCTGCAGCGACGTGCTCCGCCTCGACGCCACCGATCCCCTCGGCGTCcacgtgcgcgccgccgcgccgctccgcgagGGCGACCTGGTCGCCACCATCCCGCGCGGAGCGTGCCTCACGCCGCGCACCACCGGCGCCGCGGGGGCGATCGaggccgccgagctcggcgggtgcctcgcgctcgccgtcgccatcatgtacgagcgcgcgcgcggcgccgacTCGCCGTGGGACGCCTATCTCCAACTGCTCCCCGACCGCGAGTCCGTGCCGCTCGTGTGGCCCGCGGACGAGGCAGAGCGCCTGCTCGCGGGCACCGAGCTAGACAAG ATAGTGAAGCAGGACAGGGAATTCCTTTGTGAGGACTGGAAAGAATGCATTGAGCCCCTGATATCTTCTGGAGAGCTGAACGTTCGCCCAGATGATTTTAGCGTGGACAAATATTTCTCTGCAAAGACTCTTGTTTCTTCAAGGTCCTTCCAGATAGACAGCTATCATGGATTTGGAATGGTTCCATTGGCTGACCT TTTCAATCACAAGACTGATGGTGAACATGTACACTTCACGTCTGCATCAGATGACTCAGACTCAGACAGTGAAGATCATGATGAACAAAGTGATGCTTCTGCTGATGACCAGTCGACTATAGAAAACCCGACGAGCAGTCCTTCAG gCTCAAGAGTTGGCGACGAAGATTTGGAAATGATTGTTGTAAGAGATGCTGATGAAGGCGAGGAG GTGTACAATACATATGGTACAATGGGGAATGCTGCTTTGCTTCATAGATATGGTTTCACAGAACTTGACAATCAATATGACATTGTCAACATTGACTTAGCAATGGTCACTAAGTGGTGCACATCCATATTCTCTGGTCGGCATGTAAGAGCAAGGGTATCACTATGGCGTAATCTGGGTTATTCTGGTTGTACTAGCCAGGATGCTGAGTACTTTGAGATTTCATATGATGGAGAGCCCCAGCTTGAACTTTTAATCCTCCTTTATATCATCACTTTGAAACCTGATGTTTATGACAAGTTGATCAGTGCGGCTCATGATTTAGTTGGCGATGAAGAGCATGATACTATTCGTAACGTGGCTAAGTTTGTCAAAGTAACAAACTCCAACCAATGTTCTGAACTTAATGGGCTTGAGGAACTGCCTGACGTGAAGAGATTACTGCATAGTGAGAGCATTTGTTCTGCACTTATATCACTTGCTGACATGAGGGAGACTCTCTATGGCTCAAACACTTTGAAAGACGACGAGGAAAAGCTGCGAGCATGCTGCATTGTCAGAGAAAGGAAGCTGTATCATTCTCTGGTGCTGCGGGTTAGTGAGAGAAGAATACTTTATAGATTGCGAAAATATGCCTCTAGCAGGTCAAAGACCAAGAAGAGGAAGCATCCCTAG
- the LOC120710798 gene encoding uncharacterized protein LOC120710798 — translation MSSSDEWMFEMDSEPPSSPETISIMHHQTPCHILEAMVEPSTQEEMEIHERAMKHVREMGEERKRSSLKRRLMMRLKKDGYDASLCRSSWVATTEHPGGDYEYIDVVVAAGEDGAGAASSSRLVVDIDFRSQFQLARPAPWYAHLWARLPAVFVGPRARLRKAVSLLCAAAQRSLRESGLHVPPWRRSGYMQAKWLPRDVTLPGGAPEVAMAQWSVAMGKVLGDGPRRSGTGTGGGLSMELSGSGAEADGFQGQAGSMWA, via the exons ATGAGCAGTTCAGACGAGTGGATGTTTGAGATGGATTCTGAACCACCATCATCGCCAGAAACCATCTCCATTATGCATCACCAAACTCCATGCCACATCCTGGAG GCTATGGTTGAGCCTAGCACACAGGAGGAGATGGAGATACATGAGAGGGCCATGAAGCACGTGAGGGAGATGGGGGAGGAAAGGAAGAGGAGCAGCTTGAAGAGGAGGCTGATGATGAGGCTCAAGAAGGACGGCTACGATGCCTCCCTCTGCAGGTCTTCTTGGGTCGCCACAACTGAGCACCCCGGAG GCGATTACGAGTACATCGACGtcgtggtggcggcgggggaggacggcgcgggcgcggcctcctcctccaggCTAGTCGTCGACATCGACTTCCGGTCCCAGTTCCAGCTCGCCCGGCCGGCGCCGTGGTACGCGCACCTGTGGGCCCGGCTGCCAGCGGTGTTCGTGGGCCCGCGCGCGAGGCTCCGGAAGGCGGTGTCCCTgctgtgcgcggcggcgcagcggtcgCTGCGCGAGAGCGGCCTGCACGTCCCGCCGTGGCGGCGGTCCGGGTACATGCAGGCCAAGTGGCTCCCCCGCGACGTGACGCTGCCCGGTGGGGCCCCGGAGGTGGCCATGGCCCAGTGGTCGGTAGCGATGGGGAAGGTGCTCGGCGACGGGCCCCGGAGGTCTGGCACTGGCACGGGCGGCGGCCTCTCCATGGAGCTGTCAGGCTCCGGCGCTGAGGCGGACGGCTTCCAAGGCCAAGCTGGATCCATGTGGGCGTAG